The following is a genomic window from Actinomycetota bacterium.
TCGCGGTCTCCATCGACGCGGCCGATCTTGCTGTTGCGCTTTCGCAAGTGGTGCGGGCGGCCTCGGGTGACGAGAGCCGGCAGATCCTTACGGGCGTCCTGTGGGAGCTGGAAGCCGGCGGCGTGACGCTGGCGGCGACGGACTCGTATCGCCTCGCGGTGCGGCACCTCGACGCCGCGGGCGGCCCGGAGGAAGAGCGGAAGGTGGTGCTGCCGGCGCGCACCCTCGGGGAACTCGCTCGTGCCCTGCAGGGAGCGACCGGCGCGGTGTCGGCCCTGGTGAAAGAGAACCTGGTGGCTTTCTCGATCGCCGGAGGTGAGGAGGAGGGCGAGTGGGTGATCGGCTCTCGGTTCATCGAGGGCGAGTTCCCGAAGTACCGCCAGTTGATCCCCGAGACGTACCCGAACACCTTGACGGTGGACCGCGAGATGCTGCTGGAGGTCACGAAGCGCGTCGGGCTCCTGGCGCAGAACAACCTGCCGGTGAAGCTCCAGCTCGCACCCGAGCTGGAGGTATCTGCACACACCCCCGACGTGGGGGAGGGCCAAGAGGTGATCGAGGCCGAGTACGAAGGCGAGCAGCTGGTGATCGCTTTCAATCCTCAGTTCCTTCTGGACGGCGCCTCTGC
Proteins encoded in this region:
- the dnaN gene encoding DNA polymerase III subunit beta; this translates as MKFRCERDDLLGAVQFASRAISNRATLPVLSGLRLEATEDGRVRVAATDLELTMETTFRAAVDEPGTAVVPGRLFGEMSRNLSSGQVSVAGTDGEVEIGSGRGRFRVRSLTPDDYPALPIEDRDDSDGVAVSIDAADLAVALSQVVRAASGDESRQILTGVLWELEAGGVTLAATDSYRLAVRHLDAAGGPEEERKVVLPARTLGELARALQGATGAVSALVKENLVAFSIAGGEEEGEWVIGSRFIEGEFPKYRQLIPETYPNTLTVDREMLLEVTKRVGLLAQNNLPVKLQLAPELEVSAHTPDVGEGQEVIEAEYEGEQLVIAFNPQFLLDGASAIPSQRIEMQVGDGLKPAILRGESGDFTYLLMPVRLS